One Cheilinus undulatus linkage group 22, ASM1832078v1, whole genome shotgun sequence DNA window includes the following coding sequences:
- the LOC121504769 gene encoding uncharacterized protein LOC121504769, with the protein MMTSPLFVFFLTCLCLGSMAQTPDVSRGSSLSKESGFISANIGEMVTLLCFYQGDVATKFYWYKQTLGQRPTLISSYYTHGTSSTFHGELKDNPRFTLDAKPGQNHLRISDMQISDTAAYYCCYSYSSVFEFQEGITLSVRGSGRDVKLLNQSENETIQPGGSVTLSCVVNTGSCDGEHSVYWFKNSEEAEPGLIYTHGGRNDQCERKSSQQSCEYNLPLRSLSRSHAGTYYCAVVSCGQILFGDGTKLDLKDEENFLGLVYILSGALTFTIILVVLLAVCLCVITKRNNYSPAADLSAATEQGDCNEENIHYAALREPRVNRSRRQGNNTNAECVYSSVKQ; encoded by the exons ATGATGACATCTCCATTGTTTGTGTTCTTTCTCACCTGTCTGTGCTTGGGGAGTATGG CACAGACACCAGATGTAAGCAGAGGGTCGTCTCTGAGTAAAGAGAGTGGATTTATATCAGCTAACATTGGTGAGATGGTTACTTTGCTCTGTTTCTACCAAGGTGATGTTGCAACAAAGTTTTACTGGTACAAACAAACTCTGGGTCAGAGACCAACGCTCATCTCCTCTTACTACACACATGGAACATCTTCAACCTTTCATGGTGAACTCAAGGACAATCCCCGCTTCACTCTGGATGCTAAACCGGGTCAAAATCACCTGAGGATTTCAGACATGCAAATCTCAGACACAGCTGCTTACTACTGTTGTTACAGCTACTCATCCGTGTTTGAGTTTCAAGAGGGCATCACTCTCAGTGTCAGAGGTTCAGGTCGGGACGTGAAGCTTTTGAATCAGTCTGAAAACGAGACCATCCAGCCTGGAGGATCAGTGACTCTGAGCTGTGTGGTGAACACTGGGAGCTGTGATGGAGAACACAGTGTTTACTGGTTTAAAAACTCTGAGGAAGCTGAGCCAGGACTCATTTACACCCATGGAGGCAGGAATGATCAGTGTGAAAGGAAATCCAGCCAGCAGAGCTGTGAGTACAACCTACCACTGAGGAGTCTGAGTCGCTCTCATGCCGGGACCTACTACTGCGCCGTGGTCTCATGTGGACAGATTCTGTTTGGAGACGGGACCAAGCTGGACTTGAAAG ATGAGGAGAACTTTCTTGGCTTGGTGTATATCTTAAGCGGGGCTTTAACTTTTACCATCATCTTGGTCGTACTGTtggctgtttgtctctgtgtgatCACCAAGAGGAACAACT ATTCTCCTGCAGCAGATCTCTCTGCAGCAACTGAACAG GGTGACTGCAATGAGGAAAATATCCATTATGCAGCTTTAAGGGAACCAAGAGTCAACCGATCCAGACGACAAGGAAACAACACTAATGCTGAATGTGTGTACTCTAGTGTAAAGCAGTAG
- the LOC121504835 gene encoding uncharacterized protein LOC121504835, whose product MASLKLVFSVTLFILESDQMTSLPSYVHQERDFLSADVGDIITLRCYSKANLVNRFYWYKQPIGDKPRLISSFYQSSKLVSFYDECSNNPRFSLDAGNGQNHLIISDVQTSDTASYYCAASYSITFELAEGTLVSVKGSGVSVPALVHQSESETIQPGGSVTLNCTVHTGTCDGEHSVYWFRNSEETHPGLIYTHGGRNDQCERNPDTETSTCVYNLSLKSVSLTHAGTYYCAVVSCGHILFGDRTRLVTENVEISSVLVYFLSGALTFTTTLSLFMALILFVHWKRNSHKGHRGTLTASVINVQGHPNEEDLHYAAVGVNRASQPRRHEYKREDECVYSRVKQ is encoded by the exons ATGGCATCTCTGAAGTTAGTCTTCAGTGTGACTCTTTTCATCTTGGAGAGTG ATCAGATGACCAGTCTGCCCTCGTATGTTCATCAGGAGAGAGATTTTTTATCAGCTGATGTTGGAGACATCATCACTTTGAGATGTTACTCTAAGGCTAATTTGGTGAACAGGTTTTACTGGTATAAGCAACCCATTGGAGACAAACCCAGGCTCATATCTTCCTTCTATCAGTCCAGTAAACTGGTTTCATTTTATGATGAGTGTAGCAACAACCCACGTTTCTCACTGGACGCTGGAAATGGTCAGAATCACTTAATCATCTCAGATGTACAAACGTCTGACACAGCTTCTTACTACTGCGCAGCTAGCTACTCAATCACATTTGAACTGGCAGAGGGCACTTTAGTCAGCGTGAAGGGTTCAGGTGTGAGCGTCCCAGCTCTGGTCCATCAGTCAGAGTCTGAAACCATCCAGCCAGGAGGCTCTGTGACTCTGAACTGTACAGTCCACACTGGGACCTGTGATGGAGAACACAGTGTTTACTGGTTCAGAAACTCTGAGGAAACTCATCCAGGACTCATTTACACCCATGGAGGCAGGAATGATCAGTGTGAGAGGAACCCTGACACAGAAACAAGCACCTGTGTCTACAACCTGTCACTGAAGAGTGTGAGTCTTACCCATGCTGGGACCTACTACTGCGCCGTGGTCTCCTGTGGACACATACTGTTTGGAGACAGGACCAGACTGGTCACTGAAA ATGTGGAGATCTCCTCAGTCCTGGTGTATTTCTTGAGTGGAGCGCTCACATTCACCACCACCCTCAGTCTTTTCATGGCTCTAATTCTGTTTGTTCACTGGAAGAGAAACAGCCATAAAGGCCATAGAG gcaCTTTGACTGCTTCAGTGATAAATGTGCAG GGCCACCCTAATGAGGAAGATCTCCATTATGCTGCTGTAGGGGTGAACAGAGCCAGCCAGCCAAGAAGACATGAATACAAGAGAGAGGATGAATGTGTGTACTCCAGAGTTAAACAATAA